In Thiospirochaeta perfilievii, a single window of DNA contains:
- a CDS encoding oxidoreductase family protein produces MNDYFKKQILRVTRASSLGEKELIQNLWSNYGEILRYKLIDSEYSSIVLKHVKLPISSSLHPRGWNSANSHNRKIRSYEVECQWYKNWADKCSPDCRIPKCLNINEHDKEVLILLEDLNQSGYSVRKTDVDLDDIKLCITWLANFHGTFINTPPKGLWEKGTYWHLETRPDELEALKDTELKEAATLIDKKLENTRYKTILHGDAKLANFCFSNSNKDVAAVDFQYVGGGVGVKDLAYFVGSCLYEEDCEKYEKELLDHYFKSLKLKLIKENSIINFKELEREWRLLYPVAWTDFYRFLKGWSPGHWKINSYSQRVTRRVLEDL; encoded by the coding sequence GTGAATGATTATTTTAAGAAACAGATATTAAGAGTAACAAGGGCATCATCCCTTGGAGAAAAGGAACTTATACAAAATCTTTGGAGTAATTATGGAGAGATTTTAAGATATAAGTTAATTGATTCAGAGTATAGTAGTATTGTTTTAAAACACGTAAAACTCCCAATAAGTAGTTCTTTACACCCTAGGGGTTGGAATAGTGCAAACTCCCATAATAGAAAGATAAGATCCTACGAGGTAGAGTGCCAGTGGTATAAAAACTGGGCGGATAAATGTTCCCCTGATTGCAGGATTCCAAAGTGTTTAAACATAAATGAGCATGATAAAGAGGTATTAATTCTTTTAGAAGATCTAAATCAATCCGGTTACTCAGTGAGAAAAACTGATGTGGATTTAGATGATATTAAACTCTGTATAACATGGTTAGCAAATTTTCATGGAACATTTATTAACACCCCTCCTAAAGGTTTATGGGAAAAGGGAACCTATTGGCATCTTGAAACTAGACCAGATGAACTAGAAGCTCTTAAGGATACAGAGTTAAAAGAAGCAGCAACTTTAATTGATAAGAAACTCGAAAATACCAGATATAAAACAATTCTCCACGGGGATGCTAAACTTGCAAACTTCTGCTTTTCTAATAGTAATAAGGATGTTGCAGCAGTTGATTTCCAGTATGTAGGAGGGGGAGTTGGAGTAAAGGATTTAGCCTACTTTGTAGGTAGTTGTCTCTACGAGGAAGATTGTGAAAAGTATGAGAAGGAGTTATTAGATCATTATTTTAAATCTCTAAAGTTAAAGCTTATAAAGGAAAACTCTATTATAAATTTTAAAGAGCTAGAGAGGGAGTGGAGACTCCTATACCCTGTAGCATGGACGGATTTTTATCGATTTTTAAAGGGTTGGAGTCCTGGACACTGGAAGATAAATAGTTATAGCCAGAGGGTAACTAGAAGAGTTCTGGAGGATTTATGA
- a CDS encoding alpha-amylase family glycosyl hydrolase gives MRNKILVFTLISFVLLSCRTGEDRVYLQPEFSPIGGVYKSQVEVSIKSDHGDRVYYSVDSSTPTKNSLKYSGKITLNEPTLLRAVAYKRDGSTSNAMTMFDFDFKKDKDEYTKSPVWSDQIIYFALLDRMENGDRSNDDLGFNENSVDEETWFSGGDFKGLTQKLDYIKNLGATAIWITPPIKNEWSEGNFGGSHGYWASNFLEVDPHYGTLEDYKNFVDEAHKKGLYVIQDIVVNHVGDYFNVSRSDGSWSLKGGTLPTNTPEQLPWSFNNPELFTADELEYNSFYNWTPAISDFNDKSQLLTYQLSNLDDIRTTNPVVRNLLKGYYSYWIDKVDIDGYRVDTVKYVEQDFFEDFANNGVKEYAKSLGKEDFILFGESWDQDEDLNASYTLGKNGEKRLDSVIYFNLNFAIRNVFGNGNPTDELSKVLDNRFSAGYQDASKLITFVDNHDMERLITSTTENMVKSAYAFIMTIPGIPQLYYGTEQNFSERRRAMFKGGYKSKGVANDMDYFDTSSPWYRYIKALTKLRMDNPVFRNGELTIIKDNTIGSGLFAYKMVDKTGSEALIVFNTSNQSKVGIDIDGGFKANSSFKLLEPSSNSMPKSILADKNGNITIAVEKESFGIYLFDSVEDEVSNSSSRVDITSSFKSNITDSSLIITGNVSEKSTVGIFLDGNYKQATEFSASDSWSTSIDLTSITNGEHEIVAYIKAEDISNYIYSKPVVIKVQKPYVPMLEVVDEKYDENYTQPTNESFIGQEDIHVVNVLTSGTDIRLDLKMNKTTNVWGPNTNDFDHVLFNIFLQKEGSDSQIVELPRLNAKLPSSMTSWDYYVSMAGWSSTIENSLGEIINPSPTSSVDHENSTVSIYIPSASIGSPKSLKGWKLYITTWDEDSGNLRDLTIDGDEWVFGGADGSVSPLIMDDVAVITLK, from the coding sequence ATGAGAAACAAAATTTTAGTTTTTACTCTTATTTCATTTGTACTACTATCGTGTAGAACAGGAGAAGATAGAGTCTATTTACAACCAGAGTTTTCACCTATAGGAGGTGTGTACAAGTCCCAGGTAGAAGTATCGATAAAATCAGACCATGGGGATAGAGTATATTATAGTGTAGACAGTTCTACACCAACTAAGAACTCTTTAAAATATAGTGGAAAAATTACTTTAAATGAACCAACTCTTTTAAGAGCTGTTGCTTACAAAAGAGATGGAAGTACAAGTAATGCTATGACTATGTTTGATTTTGACTTTAAAAAAGACAAAGATGAGTATACTAAATCTCCGGTATGGAGTGATCAGATTATCTATTTTGCCCTTTTAGATAGAATGGAAAATGGGGATAGGAGTAATGATGATCTTGGTTTTAATGAAAATAGTGTAGATGAAGAGACATGGTTTAGTGGAGGTGATTTTAAGGGGCTAACCCAAAAACTAGACTATATTAAAAATCTTGGAGCTACAGCAATTTGGATTACACCACCAATTAAAAATGAGTGGTCCGAAGGAAATTTTGGTGGTTCCCACGGTTATTGGGCATCTAACTTCTTAGAGGTAGATCCCCACTATGGGACATTAGAAGATTATAAAAACTTTGTAGATGAAGCCCATAAAAAGGGCCTCTATGTAATACAGGATATTGTTGTTAACCATGTAGGGGACTATTTCAATGTTTCAAGAAGCGATGGGAGTTGGTCATTAAAAGGTGGAACTCTGCCAACTAATACTCCAGAGCAACTACCCTGGAGTTTTAATAATCCAGAACTTTTTACAGCTGATGAGTTGGAGTATAACTCATTTTATAACTGGACTCCTGCTATATCAGATTTTAATGATAAGTCCCAACTCCTTACCTACCAATTAAGTAACCTTGATGATATAAGAACAACAAATCCAGTTGTTAGAAATTTGCTAAAAGGCTACTACTCATACTGGATTGATAAGGTTGATATAGATGGTTACAGAGTTGATACTGTTAAGTATGTAGAGCAGGATTTTTTTGAGGATTTTGCTAATAATGGAGTAAAAGAGTATGCTAAGAGTTTAGGTAAAGAGGATTTTATACTTTTTGGGGAGTCATGGGATCAAGATGAGGATTTAAATGCGTCCTATACATTAGGAAAAAATGGAGAGAAAAGGTTAGACTCTGTTATCTATTTTAATCTTAACTTTGCAATACGAAATGTTTTTGGAAATGGAAACCCTACAGATGAATTATCAAAGGTTTTAGATAATAGGTTTAGTGCTGGTTACCAAGATGCTAGTAAATTAATAACCTTTGTTGATAACCATGATATGGAGAGATTAATAACATCTACAACAGAGAATATGGTAAAATCAGCCTACGCTTTTATTATGACCATACCTGGAATCCCTCAGCTATATTATGGTACCGAACAAAACTTTTCTGAAAGAAGGAGAGCGATGTTTAAGGGTGGTTATAAGAGTAAAGGGGTCGCAAATGATATGGACTATTTTGATACCTCTAGTCCCTGGTATCGATATATAAAGGCTCTTACTAAGTTAAGAATGGATAACCCTGTTTTTAGAAATGGAGAATTAACTATTATTAAAGATAACACTATTGGAAGTGGCCTATTTGCCTATAAAATGGTAGATAAAACAGGTAGCGAAGCTTTAATTGTTTTTAATACCTCTAATCAAAGCAAGGTGGGAATAGACATTGATGGTGGATTTAAGGCAAATAGTAGTTTTAAATTGTTAGAACCATCTTCTAACTCTATGCCTAAGAGTATTTTAGCAGATAAAAATGGTAATATTACAATTGCAGTTGAAAAAGAGTCCTTTGGAATCTACCTTTTTGATAGTGTAGAGGATGAAGTTTCAAATAGTAGTAGTCGTGTAGATATTACATCATCATTTAAGTCGAATATAACAGATAGTAGTCTAATAATTACTGGTAATGTAAGTGAAAAATCCACAGTTGGGATATTTTTAGACGGAAATTATAAACAGGCTACCGAGTTTAGTGCCAGTGATAGTTGGTCTACATCTATAGATCTAACATCAATAACAAATGGTGAACACGAAATTGTAGCATATATAAAGGCAGAGGATATTAGTAACTATATCTACTCAAAACCTGTAGTTATTAAAGTACAAAAACCATATGTTCCAATGTTAGAAGTAGTTGATGAGAAATATGATGAAAACTATACGCAACCTACAAACGAGTCATTTATAGGCCAGGAAGATATTCATGTAGTTAATGTTTTAACCTCTGGAACTGATATTAGACTAGATTTAAAAATGAATAAAACAACAAATGTTTGGGGACCAAATACAAATGATTTTGACCATGTTCTCTTTAATATATTTCTACAAAAAGAGGGTAGTGATAGTCAAATAGTGGAACTTCCTAGATTAAATGCAAAACTTCCCTCCTCTATGACCTCTTGGGACTATTATGTAAGTATGGCAGGGTGGTCTTCAACCATAGAAAATAGTTTAGGAGAGATAATTAATCCATCACCAACTTCTAGTGTGGACCACGAAAACAGTACTGTATCAATATACATTCCGTCAGCATCTATAGGTTCACCTAAAAGCCTAAAAGGTTGGAAATTATATATAACAACCTGGGATGAAGATTCTGGAAACTTAAGAGATCTAACTATAGATGGTGATGAGTGGGTTTTTGGAGGTGCAGATGGTAGTGTCTCCCCATTAATAATGGATGATGTAGCAGTTATTACATTAAAATAA
- a CDS encoding BlaI/MecI/CopY family transcriptional regulator, protein MKKINVPELELKILNVLWRKNEPLKVQGIIDNWLDDKEPGYTTILKKLQIMEEKNLVNHHKNGRSYSYFPTINKDEVSHSKFKKLLGDLFSGNKLEMAAAFVKDTDLTKDELSTLIEMLQKEKDK, encoded by the coding sequence ATGAAAAAAATTAATGTTCCAGAATTAGAATTAAAGATTTTAAATGTTTTATGGAGAAAAAATGAACCATTAAAAGTTCAAGGAATAATCGATAACTGGTTAGATGATAAAGAACCTGGTTATACAACTATTCTTAAAAAGTTACAGATAATGGAGGAGAAAAACCTTGTAAATCATCATAAAAATGGACGATCTTACAGTTATTTTCCCACAATAAATAAGGATGAAGTCTCCCACAGTAAATTTAAGAAACTTCTAGGGGATCTATTTTCAGGGAATAAATTAGAGATGGCTGCAGCCTTTGTAAAGGATACTGATCTTACAAAGGATGAGTTATCTACACTTATTGAAATGCTACAAAAGGAGAAAGATAAATGA
- a CDS encoding PTS sugar transporter subunit IIA: MNINKLIKDSNCLILNSKTKTESLLEIIEVIENSSQCSDVENLKKEIFYREQIMSTGIGQGIGIPHVRFEGIKEPIVTIAISPSGISDYESIDGEIVKIIVMILVGADQHKEYLRILSLLVKKIKDRAFQKRLLECKNSSEITEVLKVEDF, encoded by the coding sequence ATGAATATAAATAAGTTAATAAAGGATTCAAACTGTCTAATTCTTAATAGTAAAACTAAGACTGAATCACTATTGGAGATTATTGAAGTAATAGAAAATTCTAGTCAGTGTAGCGATGTGGAGAATCTCAAAAAAGAGATTTTTTATAGGGAACAGATTATGAGTACCGGAATTGGCCAGGGTATAGGTATCCCCCATGTTAGATTTGAAGGGATTAAAGAACCTATTGTTACAATTGCAATAAGCCCAAGTGGTATTAGTGATTATGAGTCTATAGATGGTGAGATTGTTAAAATAATAGTTATGATATTAGTAGGGGCTGACCAACACAAAGAGTATTTAAGAATATTATCATTATTAGTTAAAAAAATTAAGGATAGAGCATTCCAGAAAAGACTTCTTGAATGTAAAAATAGTAGTGAGATAACTGAAGTTTTAAAAGTAGAGGATTTTTAA
- a CDS encoding LuxR C-terminal-related transcriptional regulator, whose protein sequence is MKIFYGIFVLILLLLIGAYSVLKVLDLRDISRVNIDFELPLPDDVSKIYGIDPYPRVTKVILTGFFSDWDPGNENYILTPDDENPQNHRWSIDTVLSPGEHQYKFAVYIEGRDTPIWSQDKDSYRQVYNGMESFNSLIMVKSYENITTIILNIIYILLIIIAPYLFYLFVFKGGLKQFIFLLSILLFISNILFSLFTLYYNNINYTFTSKSIITILQNDIISNRDIYRSFNYFLWYKLDKLGIRNISKRFRYISLYYFDLERNLLVTDYKKIGEESTLSPIDGDLFEKQLMGLDSINVLNYKLSKYENIYNSYHLNGKNSFIYPVIITDEISGFIGICYAENLSNRLNFYMKFNIITLLVFLTIIFLFALLKSDSSTDNTLNLTLFEQKFSITAREMDIILKIIDGLSNKEIADNLNISKRTVDNHVYNVLHKSNARNRIELINIIKKLG, encoded by the coding sequence ATGAAAATTTTTTATGGAATCTTTGTACTTATATTATTATTACTAATTGGGGCCTACTCTGTCCTAAAGGTTCTTGATTTAAGAGATATATCCAGGGTTAATATCGATTTTGAGTTACCACTACCAGATGATGTCTCAAAAATATATGGAATCGATCCATATCCTAGGGTAACAAAGGTTATTTTAACAGGATTTTTTTCCGACTGGGATCCAGGAAATGAAAACTATATATTAACTCCAGATGATGAAAATCCTCAAAATCATAGATGGTCTATAGATACTGTTTTATCCCCAGGAGAGCACCAGTATAAGTTTGCTGTATATATAGAGGGTAGGGATACACCTATCTGGAGCCAAGATAAGGACTCCTACAGACAGGTCTATAATGGTATGGAGAGTTTTAACTCCCTTATTATGGTTAAGAGTTATGAAAATATAACAACAATAATACTAAACATAATATATATTTTATTAATAATTATCGCTCCCTATCTATTCTACCTCTTTGTTTTTAAGGGTGGTCTTAAACAGTTTATCTTTTTATTATCTATTTTACTCTTTATATCCAATATCCTTTTCTCACTTTTTACCCTCTATTACAATAATATCAATTATACTTTTACTTCAAAATCCATAATAACTATTTTACAAAATGATATTATTAGTAATAGGGATATCTATAGATCATTTAACTATTTTTTATGGTATAAGTTGGATAAACTTGGAATCAGAAATATATCAAAACGTTTTAGGTATATCTCCCTTTATTATTTTGACTTAGAGAGAAACCTTCTAGTTACTGACTATAAAAAGATAGGTGAGGAATCAACATTATCCCCTATTGATGGGGACCTCTTTGAAAAACAACTTATGGGACTAGATAGTATAAATGTTTTAAATTATAAGTTGTCTAAGTATGAAAATATATATAACAGCTACCATTTAAATGGTAAAAATAGTTTTATTTACCCTGTAATTATTACAGATGAGATAAGTGGTTTTATTGGAATCTGTTATGCTGAGAATTTGTCTAACAGATTAAATTTTTATATGAAGTTTAACATTATTACACTCTTAGTATTTTTAACTATTATTTTTTTATTCGCCCTACTTAAAAGTGACTCTTCTACAGATAATACCCTTAATCTAACTCTATTTGAACAGAAATTTAGTATTACAGCTAGGGAGATGGATATTATATTAAAAATAATTGATGGACTTTCAAATAAAGAGATTGCAGATAACTTAAATATCTCTAAGAGAACAGTAGATAATCATGTTTACAATGTACTACATAAATCAAATGCAAGAAATAGAATAGAACTAATAAATATCATTAAAAAACTAGGCTAG
- a CDS encoding 3'(2'),5'-bisphosphate nucleotidase CysQ family protein: protein MKLTASNFKEIRDVFIEASINAGKIINRYKKNGFKLKENKMNNSIASSLLTEVDLKSQEIILEKVRPLITKYDLGLLAEEAEDDKSRLEKEYFICLDPLDGTKSFIYSNEGYSVSISLISKSGIPTVGVVYNPVEDILYSAIKGRGLYRNNQRWKPKLTLSNKIIVDPGVNISLINNESNSDFVHYGGAVLNAIRILEGFADAYIKTPKLEKGGGSIWDFSSTTLFFKEADYWVSDFYKNDLNLNNRETTYMNKFGVYYSIDKNLSSNN, encoded by the coding sequence ATGAAATTAACAGCATCAAACTTTAAAGAGATAAGGGATGTTTTTATAGAGGCTTCAATAAATGCAGGAAAAATAATAAATAGATATAAAAAAAATGGTTTTAAACTAAAAGAGAATAAAATGAATAACTCTATTGCATCCTCTTTATTAACAGAAGTTGATTTAAAATCCCAAGAAATAATTTTAGAAAAAGTACGTCCTCTAATTACTAAATATGATCTTGGTCTTTTAGCAGAAGAAGCGGAAGATGATAAAAGTAGGTTAGAAAAAGAGTATTTTATATGTTTAGATCCATTAGATGGAACAAAATCCTTTATCTATTCCAATGAGGGATACTCTGTCTCAATTTCCCTTATATCAAAATCTGGAATTCCTACAGTTGGTGTGGTATATAATCCTGTTGAAGATATTTTATATAGTGCCATAAAAGGTCGTGGTCTCTACAGAAATAACCAGAGGTGGAAACCAAAATTAACTCTCTCAAATAAAATTATAGTTGACCCTGGTGTTAATATCTCCCTAATAAATAATGAATCGAATTCAGATTTTGTTCATTACGGAGGTGCTGTATTAAATGCAATTAGGATCTTAGAGGGGTTTGCAGATGCCTATATTAAAACACCTAAACTAGAAAAAGGTGGTGGCTCTATTTGGGATTTCTCTAGTACAACACTTTTTTTTAAAGAAGCTGATTATTGGGTTAGTGACTTTTACAAAAATGATTTAAACTTAAATAACCGGGAAACTACTTATATGAATAAGTTTGGAGTCTATTACTCAATTGATAAGAATCTATCTTCCAATAATTAA
- a CDS encoding M23/M56 family metallopeptidase has product MIKIYIISQILLLPLFLSYCSLRKRYNNHNYQWVIHRLILILTLIIPSLILLKPVGSIVDENTLASVLVNKRLEIDSNIPQIYQDKKIESDNSISKLEKKSKNYFVFKEIILLITVISLFFTIIREVFNVHKLKKGTQNRKYIDGIKIVFSSRVKHPFSHGIIKPVIFMPIGLIKTDEDIIIEHELNHIRNCHLIWLNFEVLLKKIFWFNPYYYFLNYYGEILRELLCDEISVKNINYLDYTTTLLNNISSNKTGKNSVICAGICKESTIKKRVKNLLLGVKMDPKGLNRYKSVIITSLILLTVGIYPVKVYSGEVVLNKTLFEDFLDESKDGGALLTSYTKAYQFTDIIRSISDFRDDYPLGSPLKSFRITLPWGLVMDPFGSEFIFHPAVDMAFKKGEPIYSTGAGEVVVIDYDPEEYGNYIVVKHRDNLFSTYAHLDKVLVTVGSKITKGFHIGDVGSTGRSTGPHLSYEINYYPNGYPKKLLKGYRIKTSINPYLFLPRESLGEHDMDVIKSSLDFSISVEGGNLIFSNNN; this is encoded by the coding sequence ATGATTAAAATATATATAATAAGTCAAATATTATTATTACCACTATTTTTATCATACTGCTCTCTTAGAAAGAGATATAATAATCATAACTATCAGTGGGTAATTCATAGATTAATACTTATTTTAACACTTATAATCCCTTCTTTAATATTATTAAAACCTGTAGGTAGTATTGTTGATGAGAATACCCTTGCCTCAGTTTTGGTAAATAAAAGACTGGAGATAGACTCAAATATCCCTCAAATCTATCAAGATAAAAAAATTGAAAGTGATAACTCTATATCAAAACTAGAAAAAAAGAGTAAAAATTATTTTGTTTTTAAAGAGATAATACTTTTAATTACAGTTATATCTCTATTTTTTACTATTATTAGAGAAGTCTTTAATGTGCATAAATTAAAAAAAGGAACCCAAAATAGAAAATATATTGATGGAATTAAAATTGTGTTCTCAAGTAGAGTAAAACATCCATTTTCCCATGGTATTATTAAGCCAGTAATATTTATGCCAATTGGATTAATAAAAACAGATGAAGATATTATCATTGAACATGAGTTGAATCACATACGAAATTGTCATTTAATTTGGTTGAATTTTGAGGTACTTCTTAAAAAAATATTTTGGTTTAATCCATATTATTACTTTTTAAATTATTATGGAGAAATTTTAAGAGAGTTGTTATGTGATGAAATTAGTGTAAAAAACATTAATTATTTAGATTATACAACAACCCTTTTAAATAATATATCAAGTAACAAAACTGGTAAAAACAGTGTTATATGTGCTGGTATTTGTAAAGAGTCAACAATAAAGAAGAGAGTAAAAAATTTATTATTAGGAGTAAAGATGGATCCTAAAGGTTTAAATAGATATAAAAGTGTTATAATTACATCACTAATATTATTAACAGTTGGGATATATCCAGTTAAAGTCTATTCTGGTGAAGTAGTTTTGAATAAAACACTATTTGAAGATTTTCTTGATGAGAGTAAGGATGGTGGAGCACTTTTAACATCCTATACAAAGGCTTATCAGTTTACTGATATAATAAGATCTATATCAGATTTTAGGGATGACTATCCCCTTGGATCCCCTTTAAAATCATTTAGAATTACTCTTCCGTGGGGGCTTGTTATGGATCCTTTTGGAAGTGAATTTATATTCCACCCAGCTGTAGATATGGCTTTTAAAAAAGGTGAACCTATATACTCAACAGGAGCAGGGGAAGTGGTAGTTATTGACTATGATCCAGAAGAGTATGGGAACTATATTGTTGTAAAACATCGGGATAATCTCTTCTCAACCTATGCCCACTTGGATAAGGTTTTAGTTACAGTAGGATCTAAAATAACAAAGGGTTTCCATATAGGAGATGTTGGATCAACAGGAAGATCTACTGGTCCACACCTATCCTATGAAATAAACTACTATCCAAATGGTTACCCTAAAAAACTCTTAAAAGGTTATAGAATTAAAACATCTATAAATCCATATTTGTTTCTTCCTAGAGAGTCTTTAGGTGAACATGATATGGATGTTATAAAGAGTTCATTAGACTTTTCTATCTCTGTTGAAGGTGGGAATTTAATTTTTAGTAATAATAACTAA
- a CDS encoding cation:proton antiporter, with the protein MKFFDIFTENVDFSSFNMILLLGVILFGGTLVGRLFQKWKIPQVVGYIGLGLVLGQTGFNLINSKTLTNLQPFSTFALGLIGFMIGGELKLKTIKKYGKQFLTILLMESLGAFFIVFILISITSYLFFHDIKIAISLGLLLGAISSATAPAATTDVLWENKTRGPLTTMILGIVAMDDAVSLLLFAIASSVVGILSGQAGANLGLSILALIWEIGLSVFLGVGIGALLFWIIKNFVDEDKILAFSIGAILLLIGLAQVLGVDVILSTMAMGFFISNFAPRRSEETFHLVEKFTPPVYILFFVMVGATLNVGGLTKVTVVMALVYLFGRMGGKAAGSILGAIISKAPTSVRKYLPFCLFSQAGVAIGLSIVAGNTFDGVIGETIVLIITATTFVVQLIGPTAVKFAVSRSGEVGLNITAQDLIRQSRGRDLADKNIPLIKENENLNNILSIFASRDNLYYPVVNSDNKLVGILSIENLKDTFIASELSDFLLAHDIMDSILYTTTLDSQASDIYSLFDKSHVPSIPVVDKDGRVEGMIENRRMQQFISRRLVELKKKAEDMETL; encoded by the coding sequence ATGAAATTTTTTGATATTTTTACAGAAAATGTAGATTTTAGTTCCTTTAATATGATTCTTTTATTAGGTGTTATCCTTTTTGGTGGAACTTTAGTTGGCCGACTATTTCAAAAGTGGAAAATACCCCAAGTAGTTGGTTATATAGGACTTGGTTTAGTTTTAGGCCAAACAGGCTTTAATCTAATAAACTCTAAAACACTTACTAATTTGCAACCCTTTAGTACTTTTGCCCTAGGGTTAATCGGTTTTATGATAGGTGGAGAACTTAAACTTAAAACAATTAAAAAATATGGTAAACAGTTTTTAACCATACTACTAATGGAGTCTTTAGGAGCCTTTTTTATTGTATTTATCCTAATCTCAATTACTTCATACCTCTTTTTCCATGATATAAAAATTGCAATATCCCTTGGTCTATTATTAGGTGCAATCTCATCTGCCACAGCTCCTGCAGCAACAACAGATGTTTTATGGGAAAATAAAACTAGGGGCCCATTAACAACAATGATATTAGGAATTGTAGCAATGGATGATGCAGTATCTCTATTACTATTTGCAATAGCATCTAGTGTTGTTGGTATTTTAAGTGGTCAAGCTGGAGCAAACCTTGGTCTAAGTATATTAGCATTAATATGGGAGATTGGCCTTTCAGTTTTCCTTGGTGTGGGAATTGGAGCTCTACTATTCTGGATTATTAAGAATTTTGTAGATGAAGATAAGATTTTAGCCTTCTCCATAGGTGCAATACTTCTTTTAATAGGTCTAGCCCAGGTATTAGGTGTTGATGTTATTTTATCAACAATGGCAATGGGATTTTTTATATCAAACTTTGCACCTAGAAGAAGTGAAGAGACATTTCATTTAGTAGAAAAGTTTACACCTCCAGTATATATACTGTTTTTTGTAATGGTAGGAGCAACCCTTAATGTTGGTGGTTTAACCAAGGTTACAGTTGTTATGGCTCTAGTATATCTATTTGGTAGAATGGGTGGTAAGGCTGCTGGGAGTATTTTAGGAGCAATTATTTCCAAAGCTCCAACATCAGTTAGAAAGTACCTGCCATTCTGTCTTTTTAGTCAGGCTGGTGTTGCTATTGGTTTATCAATTGTAGCTGGAAATACCTTTGATGGTGTAATTGGAGAGACAATTGTTTTAATTATTACAGCCACAACATTTGTTGTACAACTAATAGGTCCAACAGCAGTTAAGTTTGCTGTTAGTAGAAGTGGGGAAGTTGGACTTAATATTACTGCCCAGGACCTTATTAGACAGAGCCGAGGTAGAGATCTTGCTGATAAAAATATACCTTTAATTAAAGAGAATGAGAATTTAAATAACATCTTAAGTATCTTTGCTTCAAGGGATAACCTCTACTATCCTGTTGTAAATAGTGATAATAAACTAGTTGGTATTTTATCCATAGAAAATTTAAAGGATACCTTTATCGCTTCTGAGTTATCTGACTTTTTATTAGCCCACGATATTATGGACAGTATTCTCTATACTACAACTCTAGATAGCCAAGCTTCTGATATCTATAGTCTTTTTGATAAGAGTCATGTTCCTTCAATTCCTGTTGTAGATAAGGATGGTAGAGTAGAAGGTATGATAGAGAACAGAAGAATGCAACAATTTATATCTAGAAGGCTAGTAGAATTAAAGAAAAAAGCAGAAGATATGGAAACACTATAA